TGCAGGCTCTCGGGCTCCGTCGCCGCCGTACAGCCTCAGCGAAGCGAAGGCGTTGACGACCGCGTCCGCGCTATCGCCTGGCGACGCGGTGACACCCGCGGTCGGTGCGCCGGTGTCTCGGCCCTGCGAGGCGCTGGCAGCCCCAGCAGCCACAGTGGTTTTTTCCGCGAAGACCCCTGcattttctgtctcttctcgctctccgtttatctcctgcttcgcctcctcagattctgccttctctgcattctTGGACAAAGCTGCGAGCTGTCTCTTGTGCGCAGCAACGAggtctgcttccttctgccgAAACTCCAGCTCCaggcgctgcttctctcccttcatcTTCGCCCCGGCAATCGCACGTTTACTCGCCGCTTGCAGGTCCTGGAAGAATGACAAAAACATTCTCGAAGAAGCCAGGATGCAGATGCGAAGTCAAAAGAGACTGCCCTAAGGCCGCTCGACTTTGTGCGAATTGCTGAGTTAATGCTCACACCTTATCTGGTACTGGATTACAATCCTGTCCCCACAGACACTCAACTGCATCATGCAAAATGTGATGTACGCCCGCCTGCACATTTCCACTGAAAAGGCTTCCAGGAGGACTCGGAAAACGCAGTGTGAGACAAGCCCCGAAATCCTCGCAGAAAAGACGCTATTCACCCGCAGAGGGAGCACCACATGCTCACGTCTAAAAATCgatgtaaatatatatatatatataggtatacaAAGTTATAagcatgtatatacgtaaATGCTCTttagacatatatatacatacatatatatgtatatatgtatatatatgcaggtCTGTATACAGGTTGCTGCACGTACGTGTACCTACATCTTAATGCGAGGCAGTTCTCAGAAAGTGGGCATGGGAACTAAACATAGATGGACGTATATTTACAGGAGGATAGACTTGATTATGCATGCGTGTTGATCTGAATGAGTTCATccaagagggaagaaggaattGGAGCTAATTgcaaagggagaaggcggagagacgaaccttgatctcctttctttgtttctgaaGAAGTTTTCTTCGActgcctcctccctcttcgctctcgctctccgaAGGTTCTGCCCCAGGTCCCCACGAACTCGCAGCGCTGTTTTCcatctcgcttttctctcttcactccgttatcttcctcgtcctagtttccttctccttcctctccgctcttcaCTTCTGTGCCTCCTTCCTGTTTTTCgccgtccttttcttcgccttcctcctcttcttccctgtcctTCTTTTCATCCGTCTTGCTggtcctctttttccttctctcttcttctttctgtctcgtttcgcTACTCAAGACGagcgtcctctctgtctcctgtctcgcctGTGCTTCGTGCGTGTTTGATGCTTTCCGAGGAAAAACGGGGGAGAAGGGGCGACAGATACATCGAGAGCCAGCTTCACgacgggagaaaggaaactgcGGAGGAAGCAAGTGACAGAAAACCCAGAAAAACGGGCAAACGAACAAAGACGAGATGTGTGCAGTGTCGAACACCGCCGAAAAGGGGAAAACCGACAAAAGGTGGCGGACAGGAAAACAAGAACATCCGACAATCAAGAAACCGCACGAGTGTATTGACACctggaaaacagaaaacatgTCTTTCAAAACCATCTGGCAATCGCCTCTTGAAGAATCCTATCCGAGGGACGGTTGAACGCGTAAAGAACACGCGTTTTTTCAtgctgtgtgtctcctctgcatgcgtttttctgcgttctctcacaaatctccttctccactctAGAGATAAACTCCTGCAaattctttctgctctcctctcttttctttcttcactcAACGGGGAGGTTACGTTCTCTCAACTCTCACTTTTCTCCGTTCGGCTCCACTGTTCTtgtcctcgctgtctcccatGATCCACTGTCGAGACACCGCGAAAGTCCCGCCCTTGActttgtctgcatgcgtccagAGACCTTGAAGAACAATCGATATCCTCTTTCTCGGCACGTGGAGTCTGTTGGGGAAGTAGAAAGATATGCGATGCAGATTCTTTCTCCATGATGCATCGCCCCCGCGTTGTTCTCatcgtgcatgcagtctaACAATACGTAGGAGAA
This window of the Toxoplasma gondii ME49 chromosome VI, whole genome shotgun sequence genome carries:
- a CDS encoding hypothetical protein (encoded by transcript TGME49_243520); the protein is MLSEEKRGRRGDRYIESQLHDGRKETAEEASDRKPRKTGKRTKTRCVQCRTPPKRGKPTKGGGQENKNIRQSRNRTSVLTPGKQKTCLSKPSGNRLLKNPIRGTVERVKNTRFFMLCVSSACVFLRSLTNLLLHSRDKLLQILSALLSFLSSLNGEVTFSQLSLFSVRLHCSCPRCLP